In Brachypodium distachyon strain Bd21 chromosome 2, Brachypodium_distachyon_v3.0, whole genome shotgun sequence, one genomic interval encodes:
- the LOC112270766 gene encoding uncharacterized protein LOC112270766, translating into MRRRLLDIIHRFYLDAISRLPPAEFRRTTGLARGLHVGGHCFGPLHPVHNIVVNSIWYAAAFPVRRPAGSDDEDEANALLSTDGIARICHRSLDGLVAALRDLCPSLSNGDALWRLFSTSADLTAAVALANGVSKSINYLSKVLVPSSPHEPSVSPLMLSAQVLDCIASQKQQFKGIGNQVVNVVNMALQQYTQRSGEQLKLHSVCGASLLMEEGLENCYHINFLAYHEGSGSAVGAPVLFFTEAIILSCYETDIRLCVPVDPVTDIGCCFACESNRKMVVHPCYDEYLGGLEFQEDEVDYGSDFPSPLDVDYIFFDADRDSAFANYLWRDSTDH; encoded by the exons atgaggcggaggctgctggACATCATCCACCGCTTCTACCTCGACGCCATCTCGCGGCTGCCCCCCGCCGAGTTCAGGAGGACCACCGGCCTCGCACGGGGCCTCCACGTCGGTGGCCACTGCTTCGGTCCGCTCCATCCCGTCCACAACATCGTCGTCAACTCCATCTGGTACGCCGCCGCCTTTCCCGTCCGACGGCCCGCCGGCAGCGACGACGAAGATGAGGCCAACGCACTGCTTAGCACCGACGGCATCGCCCGTATCTGCCACCGCTCTCTCGACGGGCTCGTGGCCGCCCTCCGCGACCTGTGCCCATCCCTCTCCAACGGTGATGCTCTGTGGCGGCTCTTCTCCACTAGCGCTGACCTCACCGCTGCCGTCGCACTGGCAAACGGGGTCAGCAAATCAATCAACTACCTCTCCAAAGTGCTGGTGCCGTCATCACCACATGAACCTTCTGTATCGCCTCTCATGTTAAGCGCACAAGTCCTTGACTGCATTGCATCTCAGAAGCAGCAATTTAAGGGCATAGGAAATCAAGTGGTTAATGTTGTCAACATGGCACTGCAACAATACACTCAACGGTCTGGTGAACAGCTGAAGCTTCATTCTGTGTGTGGTGCTAGTCTGCTAATGGAGGAGGGACTAGAGAATTGTTACCACATCAATTTCCTGGCGTACCACGAGGGCTCTGGTTCCGCAGTAGGCGCCCCTGTGCTCTTCTTCACTGAGGCAATTATTCTTTCTTGTTATGAGACTGATATCCGCCTATGTGTGCCAGTTGATCCGGTCACAGACATTG GCTGCTGCTTTGCTTGTGAGAGCAACAGGAAGATGGTTGTGCACCCCTGTTATGATGAATACCTTGGTGGCCTTGAATTTCAAGAGGATGAAGTCGACTATGGCAGTGATTTTCCAAGTCCCTTGGATGTGGACTATATCTTTTTTGATGCTGATAGAGACAGCGCTTTTGCAAATTACTTGTGGAGGGACAGCACGGATCATTGA
- the LOC100836328 gene encoding transcription repressor OFP13, which yields MVTRKLALGSLFHTKAAKVDIASSSSPPRDPAAAAPAWAWPSCKHPRTQSFHHAALPPPGAPRTLASIFLDSAESSFTSSSARQHEDDCSADDSLSSTASEASAAGEADDSAIVVGGLRIRSSDRLLFDPAAGASATSSILEEKPLAARARARDHEVFVGGLAVAFESANPYRDFRASMEEMLDAAHGVGAGFLGCGWGWLEEMLGWYLRANGEDTHGAIVAAFIDVIVAIADRQARCACSSRSCSCTSVDRELGEEPR from the coding sequence ATGGTCACCAGGAAGCTGGCCTTGGGCTCCCTCTTCCACACCAAGGCCGCCAAGGTCGACATCGCCTCGTCGTCATCACCACCCCGcgacccggccgccgcggcaccCGCATGGGCGTGGCCGTCGTGCAAGCACCCGAGAACGCAGTCCTTCCACCACGCCGCCCTACCGCCGCCCGGCGCTCCAAGGACACTCGCCTCCATCTTCCTCGACTCGGCCGAGAGCTCCTTCACGAGCTCCTCCGCGCGGCAGCACGAAGACGACTGCTCCGCCGACGACAGCCTCTCCTCAACGGCGTCCGAGGCCTCAGCTGCGGGCGAGGCTGACGACAGCGCCATCGTCGTGGGAGGCCTCCGCATCCGCTCCTCCGACCGGCTCCTCTTCGACCCGGCCGCGGGCGCGTCGGCCACGAGCTCCATCCTCGAGGAGAAACCGttggccgcccgcgcccgtgcccgtgACCACGAGGTGTTCGTGGGCGGCCTGGCCGTGGCGTTCGAGTCGGCGAACCCGTACCGGGACTTCCGGGCGTCCATGGAGGAGATGCTGGACGCCGCGCACGGGGTCGGGGCGGGCTTCTTGGGCTGTGGCTGGGGCTGGCTCGAGGAGATGCTCGGGTGGTACCTCCGTGCCAACGGCGAGGACACGCACGGCGCCATCGTGGCGGCCTTCATCGACGTCATAGTCGCCATCGCCGACCGGCAGGCCCGCTGTGCGTGCTCGTCCCGGAGTTGTTCGTGCACGTCCGTGGATCGAGAGTTGGGAGAGGAGCCCAGATAA